A single window of Intrasporangium calvum DSM 43043 DNA harbors:
- a CDS encoding endonuclease/exonuclease/phosphatase family protein, giving the protein MRTRHRLTRLVVASVAAATAAIAAIGLAAQAAQAADPPGKPDMDVRFATFNASLNRNAAGQLVADLSTPDNAQARAVAEIIQRTSPDVLLINEFDFYEDGVAAELFRDNYLEVSQNGADPADYPYYFVAPSNTGIPSGFDLNDNGVVGGPDDAYGFGFFPGQYGMVVYSKYPIDAGAVRTFQHFLWKDLPGNLMPTEFYSPEEQAVLRLSSKSHWDVPISIGKHTVHFLVSHPTPPTFDGPEDRNGRRNNDEIRFWADYVGSPARSAYVYDDAGATGGLRPGELFVIAGDQNSDPNDGDSVEGSIEALLNHPRINTSVTPSSAGAVEASALQGGANLSHTGNPAYDTADFNDNPAPGNLRADYVLPSRALRILDAAVFWPVQADPLSRLTGTFPFPSSDHRLVWVDVRLPHR; this is encoded by the coding sequence ATGCGCACGCGCCACCGACTCACCCGTCTCGTCGTAGCGAGCGTCGCCGCTGCGACCGCCGCCATCGCGGCGATCGGCTTGGCCGCTCAAGCCGCTCAAGCCGCCGACCCTCCCGGGAAGCCCGACATGGATGTCCGCTTCGCCACCTTCAACGCCTCGCTCAACCGCAACGCGGCCGGTCAGCTCGTCGCCGACCTGTCGACCCCGGACAACGCCCAGGCCCGGGCGGTCGCCGAGATCATCCAGCGGACCAGCCCGGATGTCCTGCTCATCAACGAGTTCGACTTCTACGAGGACGGGGTCGCGGCGGAGCTCTTCCGCGACAACTACCTCGAGGTCTCGCAGAACGGCGCCGACCCCGCCGACTACCCCTACTACTTCGTCGCGCCGTCCAACACCGGCATCCCGAGTGGCTTCGACCTCAACGACAATGGCGTCGTGGGCGGACCGGACGACGCCTACGGCTTCGGGTTCTTCCCGGGCCAGTACGGCATGGTCGTCTACTCGAAGTACCCCATCGACGCGGGGGCGGTCCGCACCTTCCAGCACTTCCTGTGGAAGGACCTGCCGGGCAACCTCATGCCCACCGAGTTCTACTCGCCCGAGGAGCAGGCGGTCCTGCGCCTGTCGAGCAAGTCGCACTGGGACGTGCCCATCTCCATCGGCAAGCACACCGTGCACTTCCTCGTCAGCCACCCGACGCCGCCGACGTTCGACGGGCCGGAGGACCGCAACGGCCGCCGGAACAACGACGAGATCCGCTTCTGGGCGGACTACGTCGGCTCGCCGGCCCGGTCCGCCTACGTCTACGACGACGCGGGCGCCACCGGCGGGCTCCGACCCGGCGAGCTCTTCGTCATCGCCGGGGACCAGAACTCCGACCCCAACGACGGCGACTCCGTCGAGGGCTCGATCGAGGCGCTGCTGAACCATCCCCGGATCAACACCTCGGTGACGCCCTCCAGCGCGGGAGCCGTCGAGGCGAGCGCGCTCCAGGGCGGGGCGAACCTCTCGCACACCGGCAACCCGGCCTACGACACCGCCGACTTCAACGACAACCCGGCGCCCGGGAACCTCCGGGCCGACTACGTCCTGCCGAGCAGGGCGCTGCGAATCCTGGACGCAGCCGTCTTCTGGCCGGTCCAGGCAGACCCGCTGTCCCGGCTCACCGGGACGTTCCCGTTCCCCTCGAGCGACCACCGCCTCGTCTGGGTGGACGTCCGCCTGCCGCACCGCTGA
- a CDS encoding ABC transporter ATP-binding protein → MIHVDRLTKRYGPFTAVDDISFEVRPGQVTGFLGPNGAGKSTAMRIMAGLTPATSGTATVLGRAYGHLPNPGRHVGVLLDASAQHAGRTGREILSLSAIMMGVDRRRVDEMLDLVGLTDKEAARRVRNYSLGMRQRLGIANALLGDPEVLILDEPANGLDPAGIRWMRDLLRGYANQGGTVLLSSHLLNEIERVADEIIVIGHGRIVAQGTKDALLSGAGTYVRSTDDAGLAAALALEDISVSPAATGGLHVDAEPMTVGQVAAASGVVLVELRSGDSRGLEEMFLELTAATAREEVAA, encoded by the coding sequence ATGATCCACGTAGACCGACTGACCAAGCGATACGGCCCCTTCACGGCGGTCGACGACATCTCGTTCGAGGTGAGGCCCGGGCAGGTGACCGGCTTCCTCGGCCCGAACGGCGCGGGCAAGTCCACCGCCATGCGCATCATGGCCGGCCTCACCCCGGCCACGTCCGGCACCGCGACGGTGCTGGGCCGCGCCTACGGGCACCTGCCCAACCCGGGTCGCCACGTCGGCGTCCTTCTCGACGCCTCAGCCCAGCACGCGGGGCGCACCGGTCGAGAGATCCTCAGCCTGAGCGCCATCATGATGGGCGTCGACCGCCGGCGGGTCGACGAGATGCTCGACCTCGTCGGGCTCACCGACAAGGAGGCTGCCCGCCGGGTCCGGAACTACTCCCTCGGCATGCGCCAGCGGCTGGGCATCGCCAACGCCCTCCTCGGCGACCCGGAGGTCCTCATCCTCGACGAGCCTGCCAACGGGCTCGACCCGGCCGGGATCCGGTGGATGCGGGACCTGCTCCGCGGCTACGCCAACCAGGGCGGCACGGTGCTGCTCAGCTCGCACCTGCTCAACGAGATCGAGCGCGTCGCCGACGAGATCATCGTCATCGGGCACGGTCGGATCGTCGCCCAGGGCACGAAGGACGCGCTGCTGTCCGGCGCCGGCACCTACGTCCGGTCCACCGACGACGCCGGCCTTGCGGCGGCCCTCGCTCTCGAGGACATCTCGGTCTCACCCGCCGCCACGGGCGGGCTGCACGTCGACGCCGAGCCCATGACGGTCGGCCAGGTCGCCGCCGCATCCGGAGTCGTCCTCGTCGAGCTCCGGTCCGGCGACAGCCGCGGCCTCGAGGAGATGTTCCTCGAGCTCACGGCGGCGACGGCCCGCGAGGAGGTGGCGGCAT